A single genomic interval of Streptomyces sp. BA2 harbors:
- a CDS encoding AIM24 family protein — MPFREINSKMVEATVLPGQRLFSQRGAMLAYKGDVAFTPNIQGGQGGLASMIGRRVANEATPLMTVEGSGTVLFGHGGHHIQVISLTGDTLYVEADRLLAFDGTLQQGTMFMGSQGGVMGMVRGQVTGQGLFTTTLKGQGAVAVMAHGGVIEVPITPQRPVHVDPQAYVAHHGDVRNKLSTALGWRDMVGRGSGEAFQLELSGSGAVYVQASEEKL, encoded by the coding sequence ATGCCCTTCCGAGAGATCAACTCGAAGATGGTCGAGGCGACCGTCCTGCCGGGCCAGCGGCTGTTCAGTCAGCGCGGCGCCATGCTCGCCTACAAGGGAGATGTCGCCTTCACCCCCAACATCCAGGGCGGACAGGGCGGCCTGGCCTCCATGATCGGGCGCCGGGTGGCCAACGAGGCGACGCCCCTGATGACGGTGGAGGGCAGCGGCACCGTCCTCTTCGGGCACGGCGGCCACCACATCCAGGTGATCAGCCTCACCGGAGACACCCTCTACGTGGAGGCGGACCGGCTGCTCGCCTTCGACGGGACGCTCCAGCAGGGCACGATGTTCATGGGCTCGCAGGGCGGCGTCATGGGCATGGTCCGCGGACAGGTCACAGGGCAGGGCCTCTTCACGACCACCCTCAAGGGGCAGGGCGCGGTCGCCGTCATGGCGCATGGCGGGGTCATCGAAGTGCCGATCACCCCGCAGCGCCCGGTCCATGTCGACCCGCAGGCGTATGTGGCGCACCACGGCGACGTACGCAACAAGCTCTCCACGGCGCTCGGCTGGCGCGACATGGTGGGGCGGGGCTCGGGCGAGGCGTTCCAGCTGGAGCTGTCCGGTAGCGGTGCGGTGTACGTCCAGGCGTCGGAGGAGAAGCTGTGA
- a CDS encoding AIM24 family protein: MATFRLQGSRVLAVDMSGDAVKAKNGSMVAYDGQMAFKKMTGGGEGIRGMVTRRVTGEQMTVMEVKGHGTCWFADRATEINLVQLRGEKLFVEAGNLLCTDGGLRTGTHFTGVRGASQGNGLFTTTVEGSGQAAIMSDGPAVVLRVSRQYPLTVDPGAYVAHQGDLRQNLQSGVTFRTLLGEGGGEAFQIRFEGDGLVYVQPSERNTIAGDV; encoded by the coding sequence GTGGCAACGTTCCGACTGCAAGGCAGCAGGGTGCTCGCCGTGGACATGTCCGGCGACGCCGTCAAGGCGAAGAACGGCTCGATGGTCGCGTACGACGGCCAGATGGCCTTCAAGAAGATGACCGGCGGCGGCGAGGGCATACGGGGCATGGTGACCCGCCGCGTCACCGGCGAGCAGATGACGGTGATGGAGGTGAAGGGGCACGGCACGTGCTGGTTCGCCGACCGCGCCACCGAGATCAACCTCGTGCAGCTGCGCGGCGAGAAGCTCTTCGTCGAGGCCGGCAATCTCCTGTGCACGGACGGCGGCCTGCGCACCGGAACTCATTTCACCGGCGTCCGCGGTGCCTCGCAGGGCAACGGCCTGTTCACCACGACCGTCGAGGGCTCGGGCCAGGCGGCGATCATGTCCGACGGCCCCGCGGTGGTGCTGCGCGTGAGCCGGCAGTATCCGCTCACGGTGGACCCGGGGGCGTATGTCGCGCATCAGGGAGACCTCCGCCAGAACCTCCAGTCGGGCGTCACTTTCCGTACGTTGCTCGGCGAGGGCGGCGGCGAGGCCTTCCAGATCCGCTTCGAGGGCGACGGACTCGTGTACGTCCAGCCCAGTGAGCGGAACACGATCGCGGGGGACGTCTGA
- a CDS encoding DUF3817 domain-containing protein produces MDIKTASALRRLRLVSAPEAVSFLLLIICSVLKRTTDFNAVPVMGMVHGVLFLLYVLFWLDAWNRTKWNVKTAAVYFILSVLPAGGFFAERKLKREAEAAVIASRARREGVVSA; encoded by the coding sequence GTGGACATCAAGACCGCTTCCGCACTCCGCCGCCTCCGTCTGGTCTCGGCCCCCGAGGCCGTCTCCTTCCTGCTCCTGATCATCTGCTCGGTGCTCAAGCGGACCACGGACTTCAACGCCGTGCCGGTGATGGGCATGGTCCACGGCGTGCTCTTCCTCCTGTACGTGCTGTTCTGGCTCGACGCCTGGAACCGCACCAAGTGGAACGTGAAGACGGCCGCCGTCTACTTCATCCTCTCCGTCCTGCCGGCCGGCGGCTTCTTCGCCGAGCGCAAGCTGAAGCGTGAGGCCGAGGCCGCCGTGATCGCTTCGCGCGCCCGCCGCGAAGGCGTCGTGAGCGCATGA
- a CDS encoding MTH1187 family thiamine-binding protein produces the protein MIVAFSVTPLGVGEDVGEYVADAVRVVRESGLPNRTDAMFTSVEGEWDEVMDVVKRAVAAVEARAPRVSVVMKADIRPGVTDGMTSKVETVERHLSA, from the coding sequence ATGATCGTCGCCTTCTCCGTGACCCCGCTCGGCGTCGGTGAGGACGTGGGCGAGTACGTCGCCGACGCGGTCCGCGTCGTCCGCGAGTCCGGCCTGCCCAACCGGACCGACGCGATGTTCACCTCCGTCGAGGGCGAGTGGGACGAGGTGATGGACGTCGTCAAGCGTGCCGTCGCCGCGGTCGAGGCGCGGGCGCCGCGTGTCTCCGTCGTCATGAAGGCGGACATCCGCCCCGGGGTGACGGACGGGATGACGTCGAAGGTCGAGACGGTGGAGCGGCACCTTTCCGCATAA
- a CDS encoding DUF4166 domain-containing protein has protein sequence MRASIFRTVMGSDFDRLHPQLQRRFSVGLASGEVCTGRGVMDRIWHGRGFVKPFLAVGGTRHILVPRAGRHVPFTIENVPYVDTFGRETVSFVRTFDLPGRSRRFDAQMVLGPKGDRILDYLGTHQHLASDLHLRAEPDGSLLIRSGTHRFREGPVDVRVPGLIGGDAEVRESYDDSTGRFRIRVRVVNRSFGPLFGYEGSFTAEYEDVRTCGVRPGLRPLREEARA, from the coding sequence ATGCGGGCATCGATCTTCCGTACGGTGATGGGCTCCGACTTCGACCGCCTGCACCCCCAGCTGCAACGCCGCTTCTCCGTGGGTCTCGCGAGCGGCGAGGTGTGCACGGGCCGGGGCGTCATGGACCGCATCTGGCACGGCAGAGGCTTCGTGAAACCGTTCCTGGCCGTGGGAGGCACCCGCCACATCCTCGTCCCGCGCGCGGGACGCCACGTCCCCTTCACCATCGAGAACGTGCCGTACGTCGACACGTTCGGCCGTGAGACGGTGAGCTTCGTGCGCACCTTCGATCTGCCAGGCCGCTCCCGCCGCTTCGACGCCCAGATGGTCCTGGGCCCCAAGGGCGACCGAATCCTCGACTACCTGGGCACTCACCAGCACCTCGCGAGCGACCTCCACCTCCGGGCCGAGCCGGACGGCTCCCTGCTGATCCGCTCCGGGACGCACCGCTTCCGGGAGGGACCGGTGGACGTCCGTGTGCCCGGCCTGATCGGCGGCGACGCGGAGGTGCGGGAGTCCTACGACGACTCCACGGGCCGCTTCCGTATCCGGGTCAGGGTGGTGAACCGGAGCTTCGGGCCGCTCTTCGGGTACGAGGGTTCCTTCACGGCGGAGTACGAGGATGTCCGCACCTGTGGTGTGCGGCCGGGGTTGCGGCCCCTCCGTGAGGAGGCGAGGGCATGA
- a CDS encoding TetR/AcrR family transcriptional regulator produces MSADTKQKLLEGALRTLTEQGIAKTSARTIAAAAGVNQALVFYHFGSVDELLAAACRHGSEQRVSRYRERLDAVSSLAELLEFGREMHEEERAAGHVAVLGQLLAGAQTQPRLAPATAAGLALWIEEIEKVLVRVFSSTPLGEFADPAGLARAVAASFVGIELYEGVDEVGASRALDSLEQLSLLVAAVEDLGPLAQRAMRHRLRRVTRS; encoded by the coding sequence ATGAGCGCCGACACGAAGCAGAAACTCCTCGAAGGGGCCCTGCGTACGCTGACGGAGCAGGGCATCGCGAAGACGTCCGCGCGGACGATCGCGGCTGCCGCCGGGGTCAATCAGGCGCTGGTCTTCTACCACTTCGGGTCGGTCGACGAGCTCCTCGCCGCTGCCTGTCGCCACGGCTCCGAGCAGCGGGTCTCGCGTTACCGGGAACGGCTGGACGCGGTGTCCTCGCTGGCCGAACTCCTCGAATTCGGCCGCGAGATGCATGAGGAGGAGCGGGCCGCGGGCCACGTCGCGGTCCTCGGCCAGCTCCTCGCGGGAGCGCAGACGCAGCCCCGTCTCGCCCCCGCGACGGCTGCGGGCCTCGCCCTCTGGATCGAGGAGATCGAGAAGGTCCTGGTCCGGGTCTTCTCGTCGACGCCGCTGGGGGAGTTCGCGGATCCCGCGGGGCTTGCGCGGGCGGTGGCGGCGTCCTTCGTGGGGATAGAGCTGTACGAGGGGGTGGACGAGGTGGGGGCGTCCAGGGCGTTGGACTCCCTGGAGCAACTGTCCCTTCTGGTGGCGGCGGTTGAGGATCTGGGGCCGCTTGCGCAGCGTGCCATGCGGCATCGCCTACGGCGGGTTACGCGGTCCTGA
- a CDS encoding glycosyltransferase family 2 protein, producing the protein MRPEGYDYDTHSTLAGPLTEPDGSSGSDSGDGGRYRVRYNKLLSREPHRIRAVILMTLAPLLTGLLLVYLVWPTHWTEREGADRWLIGLDVTMLVAIGLIELFMLVNVISIAHATMMARDPIPVTPEPGTRVAFLTTYVPGKEPLSMVRATLEGAKAIHHTGPLDVWLLDEGDDEDAKALCAELGVRHFTRNGVPEWNREKGVHKARTKHGNYNAWIAMHGGDYDFFASVDTDHVPLPNFLERMMGYFRDEDVAFVVGPQVYGNYDSPVTKAAESQQFLFHALIQRAGNRYRAPMFVGTNNVVRIQALRQVGGLYDSITEDMATGFELHRHKNPLTRRHWRSVYTPDVLAVGEGPASWTDFFTQQMRWSRGTYETLFKQYWRAPFTMPPGRLFSYTMMLVYYPMTAVNWLLGVLSCVLFLWFGASGTQVAASVWLMLYSDAAALQVGLYLWNRRHNVSPHEPEGSGGLAGMAMSALSAPIYAKSLGAAVLRRPSRFVVTPKGGDASPDRVLTFRIHLCWAAVLASSLVASFVLGHTHAAMRTWAVLALVIALAPVAIWSFSLVKERRAGAVREKARERVRQRARKDAEGLGAAGADGEPEPAFATGTTTGGN; encoded by the coding sequence GTGCGGCCGGAGGGCTACGACTACGACACCCACAGCACACTCGCCGGACCGCTCACCGAGCCGGACGGCAGCAGCGGCAGTGACAGCGGCGACGGTGGCCGCTACCGGGTGCGGTACAACAAGCTTCTCTCCCGTGAGCCCCACCGAATACGAGCCGTCATCCTGATGACGCTCGCCCCCCTCCTCACCGGCCTCCTCCTCGTCTACCTCGTGTGGCCGACCCACTGGACGGAACGCGAGGGCGCCGACCGCTGGCTCATCGGCCTCGACGTCACGATGCTCGTCGCGATCGGGCTCATCGAGCTCTTCATGCTCGTCAACGTCATATCCATCGCCCACGCGACGATGATGGCGAGAGACCCGATCCCGGTCACCCCCGAACCCGGCACCCGCGTCGCCTTCCTCACGACGTACGTCCCGGGCAAGGAACCCCTCAGCATGGTCCGCGCCACCCTCGAGGGCGCGAAGGCGATACACCACACCGGCCCCCTCGACGTGTGGCTCCTGGACGAGGGCGACGACGAAGACGCCAAGGCGCTCTGCGCCGAACTCGGCGTACGTCACTTCACCCGCAACGGAGTGCCCGAGTGGAACCGTGAGAAGGGTGTCCACAAGGCCCGCACCAAGCACGGCAACTACAACGCCTGGATCGCGATGCACGGCGGCGACTACGACTTCTTCGCCTCCGTGGACACCGACCACGTCCCGCTCCCCAACTTCCTGGAGCGGATGATGGGTTACTTCCGGGATGAGGATGTGGCGTTCGTCGTCGGGCCCCAGGTGTACGGGAACTACGACTCTCCCGTCACCAAGGCCGCCGAGTCCCAGCAGTTCCTCTTCCACGCCCTGATCCAGCGCGCAGGCAACCGCTACCGCGCACCCATGTTCGTCGGCACCAACAACGTCGTACGCATCCAGGCGCTCCGCCAGGTCGGCGGCCTGTACGACTCCATCACCGAGGACATGGCCACCGGCTTCGAGCTGCACCGCCACAAGAACCCCCTCACCAGGCGCCACTGGCGGTCGGTCTACACCCCGGACGTGCTCGCCGTCGGCGAGGGGCCCGCCTCCTGGACGGACTTCTTCACCCAGCAGATGCGCTGGTCGCGCGGGACGTACGAGACGCTGTTCAAGCAGTACTGGAGGGCGCCGTTCACGATGCCGCCCGGCCGTCTCTTCTCGTACACGATGATGCTCGTCTACTACCCCATGACGGCCGTCAACTGGCTGCTCGGCGTGCTGAGTTGTGTTCTCTTCCTCTGGTTCGGCGCTTCCGGGACCCAGGTCGCCGCCTCCGTCTGGCTGATGCTCTACAGCGACGCCGCGGCGCTCCAGGTCGGGCTCTACCTCTGGAACCGCCGTCACAACGTCTCCCCGCACGAACCGGAGGGCTCCGGAGGCCTCGCGGGCATGGCGATGTCCGCGCTCTCCGCGCCCATCTACGCCAAGTCGCTCGGCGCCGCCGTCCTGCGCCGCCCGAGCCGCTTCGTGGTCACGCCCAAGGGCGGCGACGCGAGCCCCGACCGGGTGCTCACCTTCCGGATCCATCTCTGCTGGGCGGCGGTCCTCGCCAGTTCACTGGTCGCCTCGTTCGTGCTCGGCCACACCCACGCTGCGATGCGCACCTGGGCCGTCCTCGCGCTGGTCATCGCGCTCGCCCCGGTCGCGATCTGGAGCTTCTCGCTGGTCAAGGAGCGCAGGGCGGGCGCGGTGCGCGAAAAGGCCCGCGAGCGGGTTCGGCAGCGCGCCAGGAAAGACGCGGAAGGCCTCGGCGCCGCGGGCGCGGATGGCGAGCCGGAGCCGGCGTTCGCCACCGGTACGACGACAGGAGGGAACTGA
- a CDS encoding kelch motif-containing protein: MAYRPSQRTKKTLLGVGAGALLVGLNAPAALSFAEERYYEYKIAQPGYKAKYGSWKQIGIPEEFRTNAIHAALLHTGKVLIVAGSGNEQKKFDAGSFDTILWDPKTDTFKKVRTPEDFFCSGHAQLPDGRLLVAGGTARYELLDGEINRAGGGMRVKNENPDKAIVLKKGTRFRSPSGIEYVSKFDVKVPKAKRDYEITYSKAGAMQPWKTSVKASEARVFVEAAQEGHEFVNEKSAQYEIEGLTGKEADNAYGIAEKLTMDKQDFQGIKAAYEFDPVAEKYVPVEPMEKARWYPTLVGLDDGKVLAVSGLDDVGMIDPGDNEIYDPKTKKWTNGPKRYFPTYPALFLTKGGKLFYPASNAGYGPADKGREPGLWDLETNKFEKIPGLVDLDQTETSASLLLPPAQDQKVMILGGGGVGESDKATRRTAVVDLKEKSPAFRTGPELPQGTRYLNSVILPDDSVFTSNGSKDYRGRGGSNILKAQFYDPKTNSFREAASPKVGRNYHSEALLLPDGRVVTFGSDPLFDNQENTKLGHFEQRMEVYTPPALHKAGKNRPVLGEGPEELAADGRATFRTQSPEKIASARLMRPSAVTHTTDVEQRSIALGLTKGKGEVTVDVPRGDTALVPPGWYMLFVTDQDGSSSEAKWIHVGQK; encoded by the coding sequence ATGGCATACCGGCCCTCTCAGCGGACGAAGAAGACACTCCTCGGAGTCGGGGCGGGCGCGCTGCTCGTCGGGCTCAACGCACCGGCGGCACTCTCCTTCGCCGAGGAGAGGTACTACGAGTACAAGATCGCCCAGCCCGGCTACAAGGCCAAGTACGGCTCCTGGAAGCAGATCGGCATCCCCGAGGAGTTCCGCACCAACGCCATCCACGCCGCGCTCCTGCACACCGGCAAGGTCCTGATCGTCGCGGGTTCCGGGAACGAGCAGAAGAAGTTCGACGCGGGGTCGTTCGACACGATCCTCTGGGACCCGAAGACGGACACCTTCAAGAAGGTCAGGACCCCGGAGGACTTCTTCTGCTCGGGCCACGCCCAACTCCCCGACGGCCGCCTCCTGGTGGCGGGCGGCACGGCGCGCTACGAACTCCTCGACGGCGAGATCAACCGCGCCGGCGGCGGCATGCGCGTCAAGAACGAGAACCCCGACAAGGCCATCGTCCTCAAGAAGGGCACCCGTTTCCGCTCGCCGTCGGGCATCGAGTACGTGAGCAAGTTCGACGTCAAGGTCCCCAAGGCCAAGCGGGACTACGAGATCACGTACTCCAAGGCCGGTGCGATGCAGCCGTGGAAGACGTCGGTCAAGGCGAGTGAGGCGCGCGTCTTCGTCGAGGCCGCCCAGGAGGGCCACGAGTTCGTCAACGAGAAGTCCGCGCAGTACGAGATCGAGGGCCTCACTGGCAAGGAGGCGGACAACGCGTACGGGATCGCCGAGAAGCTCACCATGGACAAGCAGGACTTCCAGGGGATCAAGGCGGCCTACGAGTTCGACCCGGTGGCCGAGAAGTACGTTCCCGTGGAGCCGATGGAGAAGGCCCGCTGGTACCCCACGCTCGTCGGTCTCGACGACGGCAAGGTCCTCGCGGTCTCCGGCCTCGACGACGTGGGCATGATCGACCCGGGCGACAACGAGATCTACGACCCCAAGACGAAGAAGTGGACCAACGGCCCCAAGCGCTACTTCCCGACCTACCCGGCGCTCTTCCTCACCAAGGGCGGCAAGCTCTTCTACCCGGCGTCGAACGCGGGCTACGGGCCCGCCGACAAGGGCCGTGAGCCCGGCCTCTGGGACCTGGAGACGAACAAGTTCGAGAAGATCCCCGGCCTCGTCGACCTCGACCAGACCGAGACGTCCGCTTCCCTCCTGCTGCCCCCGGCGCAGGACCAGAAGGTGATGATCCTGGGCGGCGGAGGCGTCGGCGAGTCCGACAAGGCGACCCGGCGCACGGCCGTCGTGGACCTCAAGGAGAAGAGCCCCGCCTTCAGGACAGGGCCCGAACTCCCGCAGGGCACCCGCTACTTGAACAGCGTGATCCTGCCGGACGACTCGGTGTTCACGTCCAACGGCTCCAAGGACTACCGGGGGCGCGGCGGCAGCAACATCCTCAAGGCGCAGTTCTACGACCCCAAGACGAACAGCTTCCGCGAGGCGGCGTCCCCCAAGGTGGGCCGCAACTACCACTCCGAGGCCCTGCTCCTGCCCGACGGACGGGTCGTCACCTTCGGCTCGGACCCGCTCTTCGACAACCAGGAGAACACCAAGCTCGGTCACTTCGAGCAGCGCATGGAGGTCTACACGCCGCCCGCGCTGCACAAGGCCGGCAAGAACCGCCCGGTCCTCGGCGAGGGCCCGGAGGAGCTCGCGGCGGACGGCCGCGCGACGTTCCGTACGCAGAGCCCCGAGAAGATCGCCTCGGCCCGTCTGATGCGCCCCAGCGCGGTGACGCACACGACGGACGTCGAGCAGCGGTCGATCGCGCTCGGCCTCACCAAGGGCAAGGGTGAGGTGACGGTGGACGTGCCCAGGGGCGACACCGCCCTCGTGCCGCCGGGCTGGTACATGCTGTTCGTGACGGACCAGGACGGCTCGTCGTCAGAGGCGAAGTGGATCCACGTCGGGCAGAAGTGA
- a CDS encoding glycoside hydrolase family 6 protein → MYRLLRTFTALTALTALGLTAGCSSESGSKGKEKTPVEAGPSTEAAKKAPESAFWVDPQSAAARQVRQWEQEGRTQDAAALKRISEQPMAVWPAGDDPVPDVKAAVDGAAQDDRTAVLVAYNIPHRDCGNHSAGGAHSSDFYRQWIDKFAGTIGGTPAVVILEPDAIPHIVDGCTPAEYHAERYQLLSEAIQRFKRQPQVKVYLDAGNPGWIDQAGKLAAPLQQAGIAQADGFSLNVSNFQSDETIKAYGRGLSGIVGGKHFVMDSSRNGRGPLAGDREDAWCNPPGRGLGTPPTDKTGDALLDAVLWIKRPGDSDGPCRGGPAAGQWWPDYALGLARNAKAT, encoded by the coding sequence ATGTACCGGCTGCTCCGCACGTTCACCGCACTCACGGCCCTCACGGCCCTCGGGCTCACGGCAGGGTGCTCCTCCGAATCCGGCAGCAAGGGCAAGGAGAAGACGCCCGTCGAGGCCGGTCCCTCCACCGAGGCCGCCAAGAAAGCCCCGGAGAGCGCCTTCTGGGTCGACCCGCAGAGCGCCGCCGCCCGGCAGGTCAGGCAGTGGGAGCAGGAGGGCCGCACCCAGGACGCCGCCGCGCTCAAGCGGATCTCCGAGCAGCCCATGGCCGTGTGGCCCGCGGGCGACGACCCGGTCCCGGACGTCAAGGCGGCCGTCGACGGCGCCGCGCAGGACGACCGCACCGCCGTGCTCGTCGCGTACAACATCCCGCACCGCGACTGCGGCAACCACTCCGCCGGCGGCGCGCACAGCTCGGACTTCTACCGGCAGTGGATCGACAAGTTCGCCGGCACCATCGGCGGCACACCGGCCGTCGTCATCCTGGAGCCCGACGCGATCCCGCACATCGTGGACGGCTGCACCCCCGCCGAGTACCACGCCGAGCGCTACCAACTGCTCTCCGAAGCCATCCAGCGGTTCAAGCGGCAGCCCCAGGTGAAGGTCTATCTGGACGCGGGCAACCCGGGCTGGATCGACCAGGCGGGCAAGCTCGCGGCGCCGCTCCAGCAGGCGGGGATCGCCCAGGCGGACGGCTTCTCGCTGAACGTGTCGAACTTCCAGAGCGACGAGACCATCAAGGCGTACGGCCGCGGCCTCTCGGGGATCGTCGGCGGCAAGCACTTCGTGATGGACTCGAGCCGCAACGGCAGGGGCCCGCTCGCCGGTGACCGTGAGGACGCCTGGTGCAATCCGCCGGGCCGCGGTCTCGGCACCCCGCCCACGGACAAGACCGGTGACGCGCTGCTCGACGCGGTCCTGTGGATCAAGCGGCCCGGCGACTCGGACGGACCGTGCAGGGGCGGCCCGGCGGCGGGCCAGTGGTGGCCCGACTACGCGCTCGGTCTCGCGCGCAACGCCAAGGCCACCTGA
- a CDS encoding DUF5937 family protein, with product MPNRLHFGPDDLLRCRFAVSPLWETQEAVRTLKRPDRHGYHPQWLRRIRGAGAGLELGALWLLMPPRGYTPDFIGPPPIGPAATFDEEIAAVRAADPGAAREELARALACTAGAAESPQGRALLADPARAVRDLADVMEAAWRTLVEPDWPRLRALLETDVAFHSRRLAEVGLGALVAELDPRFAWDADTLTVARRDDHVRHLAGQGLVLMPSVFAWPDVVGGHDPPWQPTLVYPARGLAGLWAEPSDRTSEALVRLLGRGRATVLAALTDPATTSALAHRLGLAPSSVSAHLGALRDAGLLVSRRYGHQVLYERTPLGIALASGGV from the coding sequence GTGCCGAACCGGTTGCACTTCGGCCCGGACGATCTCCTGCGGTGCCGGTTCGCCGTGTCGCCGCTGTGGGAGACCCAGGAAGCCGTGCGGACCCTGAAGCGGCCCGACCGGCACGGCTATCACCCGCAGTGGCTGCGGCGGATCCGCGGGGCGGGCGCCGGGCTCGAACTCGGGGCGCTGTGGCTGCTGATGCCGCCGCGCGGGTACACCCCGGACTTCATCGGCCCTCCCCCCATCGGCCCCGCCGCCACCTTCGACGAGGAGATCGCGGCGGTGCGCGCGGCGGACCCCGGGGCCGCGCGGGAGGAACTCGCGCGGGCGCTCGCCTGCACCGCGGGGGCAGCCGAGTCTCCCCAGGGGCGCGCGCTGCTCGCCGATCCCGCACGCGCGGTGCGGGATCTCGCGGATGTCATGGAGGCCGCCTGGCGCACCCTCGTCGAGCCGGACTGGCCCCGGCTCCGCGCGCTCCTGGAGACGGACGTCGCCTTCCACTCGCGGCGGCTCGCGGAGGTCGGCCTCGGCGCGCTTGTCGCCGAGTTGGACCCGCGGTTCGCCTGGGACGCGGACACGCTGACCGTCGCGCGGCGGGACGACCACGTGCGGCATCTGGCGGGCCAGGGCCTGGTCCTGATGCCCAGCGTCTTCGCCTGGCCGGACGTGGTGGGCGGCCACGACCCGCCCTGGCAGCCGACTCTGGTCTATCCCGCCCGCGGCCTCGCCGGACTCTGGGCCGAGCCGAGCGACCGTACGTCCGAAGCGCTCGTACGGCTGCTTGGGCGGGGCAGGGCCACCGTCCTCGCCGCGCTCACCGACCCCGCGACCACCTCGGCCCTGGCACATCGCCTGGGGCTCGCCCCTTCGTCCGTCTCCGCGCACCTCGGCGCGCTGCGCGACGCCGGGCTGCTGGTCTCGCGGCGGTACGGACATCAGGTGCTGTACGAGCGCACTCCGCTCGGCATCGCGCTGGCGAGCGGCGGTGTCTGA
- a CDS encoding MFS transporter gives MSDEPVPEARTTEPGPQPTGYLRLFTIREFRAVFLAHAFSLLGVVVSEVALTVLVYGLTGSPLLSALTFALGMLPYLIGGTLLSGIADRYPARRVLVLCDVVCAGCAALMALPATPVFGLLALRCAIALVSPVFNGTRMATLTDILGDGDLFVLGRSLLRIVSQSSVLVGFGLGGVLLTVVSPRGALLITVCTFTASALLLRCGTKRRPARGSGGSALMKYSLSGAGQALGDRRIRALLLLLWAPPMFMVAPEALAAPYADQIGVGVAGVGLLMCALPVGTIAAELYAGSALSASTRARIALPLASFTLLPLTVYAVTPGLLWAMLALALAGAGSAYTLGVDRWFVDAVPEELRGRAMTVHTAGLMTIQGVGMALAGLAAEFFAVSTVVTASGVLGTLCCLALAAEVRATHRTDATHRTDASHRKTAGNPADVREQGTESRDGADHHVTGG, from the coding sequence ATGTCCGACGAACCCGTCCCCGAGGCGCGCACCACCGAACCCGGCCCCCAACCCACCGGCTACCTCCGCCTCTTCACGATCCGCGAGTTCCGTGCCGTCTTCCTCGCCCACGCCTTCTCACTGCTCGGCGTCGTCGTCAGCGAGGTCGCCCTCACCGTGCTCGTGTACGGGCTCACCGGGTCACCGCTGCTCAGTGCGCTCACCTTCGCCCTCGGGATGCTGCCCTACCTCATCGGCGGGACCCTGCTCTCCGGGATCGCCGACCGGTACCCGGCGCGACGGGTGCTCGTGCTGTGCGACGTGGTGTGTGCCGGGTGCGCGGCGCTCATGGCCCTGCCCGCCACACCCGTCTTCGGACTGCTCGCGCTGCGGTGCGCCATCGCCCTCGTGTCACCCGTCTTCAACGGCACGCGCATGGCGACCCTCACCGACATCCTCGGGGACGGCGACCTGTTCGTCCTCGGCCGCTCCCTGCTCCGGATCGTCTCGCAGAGCTCCGTGCTCGTCGGCTTCGGGCTCGGCGGCGTTCTGCTCACCGTCGTCTCGCCGCGCGGCGCGCTCCTCATCACCGTCTGTACGTTCACCGCTTCGGCGCTGCTCCTGCGGTGCGGCACGAAACGCAGACCCGCGCGCGGGAGCGGCGGTTCCGCCCTGATGAAGTACTCGCTCAGCGGTGCCGGGCAAGCACTCGGCGACCGGCGGATCAGGGCGCTGCTCCTCCTCCTGTGGGCGCCGCCCATGTTCATGGTCGCCCCGGAAGCGCTCGCCGCTCCGTACGCCGATCAGATCGGCGTCGGCGTCGCGGGCGTCGGACTCCTGATGTGCGCGCTGCCGGTCGGCACGATCGCCGCGGAGCTGTACGCGGGATCCGCGCTCTCCGCGAGCACCCGGGCCCGCATCGCCCTGCCGCTCGCCTCCTTCACCCTCCTGCCGCTCACGGTGTACGCGGTCACGCCGGGCCTCCTGTGGGCGATGCTCGCCCTCGCGCTCGCCGGCGCCGGATCCGCGTACACGCTGGGCGTCGACCGGTGGTTCGTCGACGCCGTGCCCGAGGAGCTGCGCGGGCGGGCCATGACCGTGCACACGGCGGGGCTCATGACGATCCAGGGTGTCGGGATGGCGCTCGCCGGGCTCGCGGCGGAGTTCTTCGCGGTGAGCACCGTCGTCACGGCGTCGGGCGTGCTCGGCACGCTCTGCTGCCTCGCGCTGGCCGCAGAGGTCCGCGCCACACACCGTACGGACGCCACGCACCGTACGGACGCCTCACACCGTAAGACCGCCGGGAATCCCGCCGACGTACGGGAACAGGGGACCGAATCCCGAGACGGGGCTGACCACCATGTGACCGGCGGGTAA